From a region of the Candidatus Binatia bacterium genome:
- a CDS encoding transporter substrate-binding domain-containing protein → MCLRNLLVLVVAFNNLTGTLAAATPHPAPLNVATSHDYPPFSFLDEGAARGFDILMAERLGRDLGRPVAFVTVRWPDLLPQGHAGSFDVAMSGVTVRSDRLPVFAFTRPYALTGAVAVVRAEDGNRLRRAEDLNRRDIRVAVNAGGHLERVARARFSRAAITPVADNASLAGLLRGRKVDAVISDSAEARAWRPYGFVVFGPFTRDRKAYAVPLAHVDSIPTLDAWLAEREGDGFVDAQRRTWLGATASHSAEEMCLEAIASVIETRFQLMPYVAAAKHRDGLPVTDLRQERRVLDSMWAATREVGLDPRTARPLIRRLIRLSKHIQRATPPAAVANLIDIATLRLAIQTATTQLIAELHRCQPALRQPAVESALRAAMVPMSASLPLNQSDVAGLAAAVRRVRADEQRTDRENRALGGRQRRSINSIR, encoded by the coding sequence ATGTGCCTGCGTAATCTGCTCGTCCTCGTCGTCGCTTTCAACAACCTAACCGGAACGCTCGCCGCTGCCACCCCGCACCCGGCGCCCTTGAACGTTGCCACCAGCCACGACTACCCGCCGTTCTCTTTTCTCGACGAGGGCGCGGCGCGCGGGTTCGACATCCTGATGGCAGAGCGGCTCGGCCGCGATCTGGGTCGTCCGGTTGCCTTCGTTACGGTGCGTTGGCCGGATCTGCTGCCGCAGGGCCACGCCGGCAGCTTCGACGTCGCCATGAGCGGCGTCACCGTTCGCAGCGACCGGCTGCCGGTGTTCGCCTTCACTCGCCCTTACGCGCTGACGGGCGCGGTCGCCGTGGTCCGCGCCGAGGACGGCAACCGTTTGCGGCGGGCGGAGGACCTGAACCGCCGCGACATTCGAGTTGCCGTGAACGCCGGCGGACATCTCGAGCGGGTGGCGCGCGCGCGGTTCTCGCGCGCCGCGATCACTCCCGTAGCGGACAACGCCTCGCTGGCTGGACTGTTGCGCGGCCGCAAGGTTGACGCGGTGATCAGCGACAGCGCCGAGGCACGCGCCTGGCGTCCGTACGGATTCGTCGTCTTCGGACCGTTCACCCGAGATCGGAAGGCGTACGCCGTTCCACTCGCCCATGTTGACTCGATACCCACGCTCGACGCCTGGCTGGCCGAGCGCGAGGGCGATGGCTTCGTCGATGCCCAGAGGCGAACCTGGCTCGGCGCCACCGCATCGCACAGCGCCGAGGAAATGTGCCTCGAAGCGATTGCGTCGGTCATCGAGACGCGCTTCCAGTTGATGCCGTATGTCGCGGCCGCAAAACACCGGGACGGCCTTCCGGTCACCGATCTCAGGCAGGAGCGCCGCGTGCTCGACAGTATGTGGGCGGCAACCCGGGAGGTCGGGCTCGATCCGCGCACGGCGCGACCGCTGATCCGCCGGCTCATTCGGCTGTCAAAGCACATTCAACGCGCAACCCCACCGGCCGCGGTTGCCAACCTGATCGATATTGCCACCCTGCGGCTTGCCATTCAGACCGCAACCACTCAATTGATCGCCGAATTGCACCGGTGCCAGCCTGCCCTGCGCCAGCCGGCCGTCGAGTCAGCGCTGCGCGCCGCCATGGTGCCCATGAGCGCTTCCCTACCCCTGAACCAGAGTGACGTTGCCGGCCTTGCCGCGGCGGTAAGGCGGGTCCGTGCGGACGAGCAGCGCACAGACCGGGAAAATCGAGCCTTGGGCGGGCGTCAACGCCGTTCGATCAACTCGATCCGATAA
- a CDS encoding dipeptide ABC transporter ATP-binding protein translates to MTTVERRAEVLLEARHLTRHFAAGGGIFAGGPVVRAVESVDLQVRAGETLGVVGESGCGKSTLARLLVRLEQPTSGSVWFDGVDLTTLGGAELRRRRRDLQIVFQDPIGSLNPRLRVEHIVAEGLAIHGIVAGPARRQAVLALLAQVGLRPDTLDRFPHELSGGQRQRVGIARALAVRPRVIVADEPVSALDVSVQAQIINLLMDLQDELHLTTVFIAHDLRVVKHISDRVAVMYLGRIVELADCAALYRQPRHPYTRALLSAVPVPDPAARRERIRVGGDVPSPVAPPSGCAFHPRCPHAVKQCGGERPLLTPGSDGHAVACHVFPA, encoded by the coding sequence GTGACGACCGTGGAGCGCCGCGCGGAGGTCTTACTCGAGGCCCGCCATCTTACGAGGCACTTCGCCGCCGGCGGTGGCATCTTCGCCGGAGGACCTGTGGTCCGCGCGGTGGAAAGCGTGGACCTGCAGGTGCGTGCCGGCGAAACGCTGGGAGTGGTTGGCGAGTCGGGCTGCGGCAAGTCGACGCTGGCTCGCTTGCTGGTGCGCCTCGAGCAGCCGACCTCCGGAAGCGTCTGGTTTGACGGCGTCGACCTGACCACCCTTGGAGGCGCGGAGCTGCGCCGACGTCGCCGCGACCTGCAGATCGTGTTTCAAGACCCCATCGGATCGCTGAACCCGCGCCTGCGCGTGGAACACATCGTTGCCGAAGGTCTGGCGATCCACGGCATCGTGGCCGGTCCGGCGCGCCGTCAGGCGGTGCTGGCCTTGCTCGCCCAGGTGGGTCTGCGTCCGGACACGCTCGATCGCTTTCCGCACGAACTCAGTGGGGGTCAGCGCCAGCGAGTGGGGATTGCCCGCGCCCTTGCCGTGCGGCCGCGCGTCATCGTCGCCGACGAGCCGGTGTCCGCGCTCGACGTCTCGGTGCAGGCCCAGATCATCAATCTGCTCATGGACCTCCAGGACGAGCTTCATCTAACGACGGTGTTCATTGCGCATGACCTTCGAGTTGTGAAACATATAAGCGATCGGGTGGCGGTCATGTACCTTGGCCGAATCGTGGAACTGGCGGACTGCGCTGCGCTCTATCGCCAGCCCCGCCATCCTTACACACGCGCCTTGCTGTCGGCCGTGCCGGTTCCTGATCCGGCGGCGCGGCGCGAGCGCATACGCGTCGGCGGTGATGTGCCGAGCCCGGTCGCTCCGCCGTCCGGTTGCGCGTTCCACCCCCGCTGCCCGCATGCGGTGAAGCAATGCGGCGGGGAGCGGCCCCTGTTGACGCCCGGGTCCGACGGGCATGCCGTGGCCTGCCACGTATTTCCGGCGTGA
- a CDS encoding ABC transporter ATP-binding protein — protein MPVLEVRGLCASLSTPRGPVRAVDGIDFRVEAGRTLGIVGESGCGKTLTALSLLRLLPPTARVTGGSVRLDGRELLHLNERAMRAVRGGAIAMVFQEPMTSLNPVLTVGEQIAEAVRLHERASRRAARARAVEMLRRVEIPAPESRVNAYPHELSGGTRQRVMIAMALACRPRVLVADEPTTALDVTIEAAILDLLAVLQADSGMALILVTHDLGVIAERADEVLVMYAGRAVELASVPALFANPLHPYTRGLLRAIPGLEPAPARRLEVVPGLVPELDALPSGCPFRDRCPQAVDRCAIEELALGVRGPHHRVACLRVEEGTA, from the coding sequence ATGCCGGTGCTGGAAGTGCGTGGCCTGTGCGCTTCCTTGTCGACGCCGCGAGGTCCCGTGCGCGCCGTCGACGGTATCGACTTCCGCGTCGAGGCGGGCCGCACCCTGGGGATCGTGGGGGAGTCAGGTTGCGGCAAGACGCTCACCGCCCTGTCTTTGCTACGACTACTGCCCCCCACCGCCCGCGTGACCGGCGGGAGTGTGCGTCTCGACGGAAGGGAACTGCTGCACCTGAACGAGCGCGCCATGCGGGCTGTGCGCGGCGGGGCGATCGCGATGGTATTCCAGGAGCCCATGACCTCGCTCAACCCGGTTCTGACGGTGGGCGAGCAGATCGCGGAAGCGGTACGCCTACACGAGAGAGCGAGCCGACGCGCGGCGCGGGCACGGGCAGTCGAGATGCTGCGTCGCGTCGAGATCCCGGCGCCGGAGAGCCGCGTCAATGCCTACCCTCACGAGCTTAGCGGGGGCACGCGCCAGCGCGTCATGATCGCCATGGCGTTGGCGTGCCGGCCGCGAGTATTGGTGGCTGACGAACCGACGACTGCGCTCGACGTGACTATCGAGGCCGCCATTCTCGACCTGTTGGCCGTCCTGCAGGCAGACTCCGGCATGGCGCTGATCCTGGTGACACACGACCTCGGCGTGATCGCCGAACGGGCCGACGAGGTGCTCGTCATGTACGCCGGTCGGGCGGTGGAGTTGGCGTCCGTGCCGGCGCTGTTCGCGAACCCGCTCCATCCCTATACCCGGGGCCTGTTGCGAGCGATTCCCGGTCTCGAACCGGCGCCGGCCCGTCGGCTCGAAGTGGTTCCCGGTCTGGTACCGGAACTCGACGCACTTCCCTCCGGATGCCCTTTTCGGGATCGCTGTCCGCAGGCCGTGGATCGCTGCGCGATCGAGGAGCTGGCCCTGGGCGTTCGGGGACCGCATCACCGCGTCGCCTGTTTGCGGGTCGAGGAGGGGACGGCGTGA
- the gloA gene encoding lactoylglutathione lyase — translation MRLLHTMIRVRDLDAAIRFYCEGLRMTLLRRKDYPDGRFTLAFVGYGEEADHTVIELTHNWDTHSYELGTAFGHLAIGVEDIHHTCERLRARGVKIVREPGPMKFGSTVIAFVEDPDGYRIELIERR, via the coding sequence ATGAGGCTCTTGCACACGATGATTCGCGTCAGGGATCTCGACGCGGCCATACGCTTCTACTGCGAAGGGCTGCGGATGACGCTCCTGCGCCGGAAGGACTACCCGGACGGCCGTTTCACGCTGGCCTTCGTCGGTTACGGCGAGGAAGCCGACCATACGGTGATCGAACTGACCCACAACTGGGACACGCACTCGTACGAGTTGGGCACGGCATTCGGCCATCTCGCCATCGGCGTCGAGGACATCCACCACACCTGCGAGCGGTTGCGCGCCAGGGGCGTCAAGATCGTTCGCGAACCCGGCCCGATGAAGTTCGGCAGCACCGTGATCGCCTTCGTCGAGGATCCGGACGGTTATCGGATCGAGTTGATCGAACGGCGTTGA
- a CDS encoding polymer-forming cytoskeletal protein, with product MTSGPSDADAGWTSGEDVKVAGAVPVLRSSLGPDTVVSGRLSFNAPTRIDGTLRGEVRATDLLVVGERGFIEGAVRAPHLIVLGEVRGDVLGAERVEIGGSGRLIGTVEATSLIVKDGGCLDGDCRITPRRVAGRVPVPGTGAR from the coding sequence ATGACCAGCGGTCCGAGCGACGCCGACGCCGGCTGGACGAGCGGCGAGGACGTCAAAGTGGCCGGGGCGGTTCCGGTGTTGCGGTCTTCGCTCGGTCCAGACACGGTGGTAAGCGGGCGGCTCAGTTTCAACGCGCCGACACGGATCGATGGGACATTGCGCGGCGAAGTGAGGGCCACCGACCTGCTCGTAGTTGGCGAAAGAGGGTTCATCGAGGGCGCCGTGCGCGCCCCTCACTTGATCGTTCTCGGCGAGGTCAGGGGCGATGTGCTCGGTGCGGAACGTGTCGAGATCGGCGGGAGCGGACGTCTCATCGGCACCGTGGAGGCCACCAGCCTGATCGTCAAGGACGGCGGCTGCCTCGATGGCGATTGCCGGATCACGCCGCGGAGAGTTGCCGGGAGAGTGCCCGTGCCCGGGACCGGCGCGCGCTGA
- a CDS encoding DUF4292 domain-containing protein, whose translation MPSSLRPLRLAVATAIVCGLSLGGCGLRRQAEIPPSTTLPTPQELDSVVSSRRESVSTLRALARVRIKDPAGTVASREAIVVARPARLRVEVLSAFGSLLVFTVDEGQLRAYASGEDTVYTGTASPENLSRYAGVGLAPDHLVDLLLGTPPSQPGAAGGEVAVDSGTGWIALTQPMVGGSRITWFTAAWLPVAVEDRNDAGEVLWRASFDGHETYAGASLPTRIILEAPPLGRAVDIALNDIDVNPRLDAAAFALRAPAGARVVSLDTAGE comes from the coding sequence GTGCCCTCCTCCCTACGCCCCCTGCGCCTCGCGGTTGCTACGGCGATCGTCTGCGGACTGAGCCTCGGCGGCTGCGGCTTACGCCGTCAGGCGGAGATCCCACCTTCGACGACGCTGCCGACCCCGCAGGAGCTCGATAGCGTGGTATCTTCACGGCGTGAATCGGTCAGCACGCTCAGAGCCCTGGCGCGGGTGCGCATCAAGGACCCCGCCGGGACGGTGGCGTCGCGCGAGGCCATTGTGGTTGCCCGCCCGGCACGGCTGCGGGTCGAGGTTCTCTCGGCCTTCGGTTCGCTCCTCGTCTTCACCGTCGATGAGGGACAGCTTCGCGCCTACGCCAGCGGAGAGGATACGGTCTACACCGGCACGGCCTCACCTGAGAACCTGTCGCGCTACGCCGGGGTTGGACTTGCCCCGGACCACCTCGTCGATCTCCTGTTGGGAACGCCGCCGAGCCAGCCGGGAGCCGCCGGGGGAGAGGTGGCCGTCGATTCCGGTACGGGCTGGATCGCGCTCACGCAGCCGATGGTCGGTGGCAGTCGGATCACCTGGTTCACGGCAGCGTGGTTGCCCGTGGCGGTCGAGGACCGCAACGATGCTGGCGAGGTGCTCTGGCGAGCCAGCTTCGACGGCCATGAGACCTACGCCGGTGCCTCGCTGCCGACGCGCATCATTCTGGAGGCGCCCCCGCTGGGTCGCGCCGTCGACATCGCCTTGAACGACATCGACGTCAATCCACGGCTCGATGCCGCCGCCTTCGCGCTCCGCGCCCCGGCGGGAGCGCGAGTCGTATCCCTCGATACAGCCGGGGAGTGA
- a CDS encoding tetratricopeptide repeat protein, whose product MVDSWEMSRPGCVDVILCGYRNDLARARVIDWVKHQPARPAGPAALSSETVTPVRLFAELDTEAAATFAAQLRDLGAQVRVEAAPTRMPSSGSRGRGAGAGMRWLAAATAVAAITAWLAPDLSGRRPAPARPPVAPQAGPAALAPDPSAGVAGADDAGAGPGPAVDAGTFRTQVEEIEGDLEGNPEHPVLLRNLQTALHNWGVAELNANNLAAAVEHLGAAAELGERAEVLQALGIARLRQGQTAEAAELLERALELVPGSRGTLLALADVYTQQDRRAEALELLQRARDNGPTEPELERRVQQLGREVDAEWDFVAVHDPHFRISFGDGGDQSAVRVMLDALDEAYYSVGAKFDYYPDGRTPVVLYAQQDFHAITQTPDWASGAYDGRIKFPVRGLTADNPQLARIARHEYAHSVIRRLAGTSCPVWLNEGLAVWAEEDSEGERVAWAEERISNRELFELRDLTGSFIALPAERIDVAYAQSYLTVRALIDRYGAARLRQLLAAMGRTGEFATAFADVYREDFAAFASAHIEDLTR is encoded by the coding sequence ATGGTAGACTCCTGGGAGATGTCGCGCCCCGGCTGTGTCGATGTCATCCTGTGCGGGTACCGTAACGACCTTGCGCGCGCTCGCGTCATCGACTGGGTGAAACACCAACCGGCGCGACCGGCCGGGCCCGCGGCTCTGAGCTCGGAAACGGTCACGCCGGTGCGGCTGTTCGCCGAGCTCGATACGGAGGCGGCGGCGACCTTCGCAGCGCAACTGCGCGACCTCGGCGCCCAGGTGCGAGTCGAGGCCGCACCGACGCGGATGCCGTCGTCTGGCTCGCGCGGTCGTGGGGCGGGAGCGGGCATGCGCTGGTTGGCTGCCGCGACGGCTGTCGCCGCAATCACGGCGTGGCTGGCGCCCGACCTGTCGGGGCGGCGCCCGGCGCCCGCGCGTCCCCCGGTCGCCCCGCAGGCAGGACCCGCGGCGCTTGCCCCCGATCCCTCGGCGGGAGTCGCCGGTGCCGATGACGCCGGTGCCGGACCGGGTCCGGCGGTGGACGCGGGAACTTTCCGGACGCAAGTCGAGGAGATCGAGGGCGACCTCGAGGGCAATCCCGAGCACCCCGTCTTATTGCGCAATCTGCAGACGGCCCTGCACAACTGGGGCGTTGCCGAGCTCAACGCCAACAACCTCGCCGCCGCCGTCGAGCACCTCGGCGCGGCGGCGGAGCTGGGCGAGAGGGCCGAGGTTCTGCAAGCGCTTGGCATAGCACGGCTGCGTCAGGGCCAGACGGCTGAAGCCGCAGAGCTGCTCGAGCGGGCCCTCGAACTGGTGCCCGGCAGTCGGGGTACGCTGCTGGCCCTGGCGGACGTTTACACTCAGCAGGATCGGCGTGCCGAAGCGCTCGAACTCTTGCAGCGGGCGCGCGATAACGGTCCGACGGAGCCGGAGCTAGAGCGGCGAGTCCAACAACTCGGCCGCGAAGTCGATGCCGAGTGGGACTTCGTTGCGGTGCACGATCCGCATTTCCGCATTTCGTTCGGCGACGGCGGCGACCAGTCGGCCGTGCGGGTCATGCTCGATGCCCTCGACGAGGCTTACTACAGCGTCGGAGCCAAGTTCGACTATTATCCGGACGGGCGCACGCCCGTCGTGCTATACGCACAGCAGGATTTCCACGCCATAACCCAGACCCCGGATTGGGCGAGCGGTGCTTACGACGGCCGGATCAAGTTCCCGGTGCGGGGCCTGACCGCCGACAACCCGCAGCTGGCCCGAATCGCGCGGCACGAATACGCCCACAGCGTCATTCGCCGACTCGCCGGCACGTCGTGCCCCGTATGGCTCAACGAAGGACTGGCCGTCTGGGCGGAAGAGGACAGCGAGGGAGAGCGGGTCGCTTGGGCCGAGGAGCGGATCAGTAATCGGGAGCTGTTCGAGTTGCGCGACCTCACGGGGTCGTTTATCGCGCTGCCCGCCGAGCGCATCGATGTGGCTTACGCTCAGAGCTACCTTACCGTGCGTGCCCTGATCGATCGCTACGGCGCTGCCCGGCTCCGCCAGTTGCTGGCGGCGATGGGTCGAACGGGAGAGTTTGCGACGGCTTTTGCGGACGTTTACCGGGAGGACTTCGCCGCCTTCGCGAGCGCGCACATCGAAGATCTGACCAGGTGA
- a CDS encoding DUF3467 domain-containing protein, whose translation MSDEKAPTAPGQQLSIQIDPQHAPGVYANLMMITHRKEEFVLDFLFVQPQRTPDGQAIANLRARVITTPEHVKRILKAIEENVGRYEAAFGPISAATDLPKVVH comes from the coding sequence ATGTCCGATGAGAAGGCACCAACAGCGCCGGGGCAGCAACTATCGATTCAAATAGATCCGCAGCACGCCCCCGGGGTGTACGCCAACCTCATGATGATTACGCACCGGAAAGAAGAGTTCGTACTCGACTTTCTTTTCGTCCAGCCGCAGCGCACACCCGACGGCCAGGCTATCGCCAACCTGCGAGCCCGTGTCATCACGACGCCGGAGCACGTCAAACGCATCCTCAAGGCCATCGAGGAGAACGTCGGGCGCTACGAGGCGGCCTTTGGCCCCATCTCGGCCGCTACGGACCTGCCGAAGGTGGTGCACTGA
- a CDS encoding tetratricopeptide repeat protein — MPLSLHSDGVAGAAARASRAAQSAHLYRTVEVARILGVSPARVRRLARAGGRRPQRTGTWFLFSFQDLVLLRTAYGLRAANVPARRVGRVLAQLARQLPAERPLSGVRILAGGRRVVVRQGHTAWQPEDGQVVFSFAVDELARQVRRTTASPAPVAAGADTAQGRREAGRCYDRALVLEQAGHTKAARDAYRRTIEIDPTFADAHINLGRLLHESGDAAAAADHYRQALVHAPEDAVGNFNLAVALEDLGQPTAAVAHYQRAIALDAEFADAHFNLGSLFEKLNLPADATRHLGLYRRLIEGSA, encoded by the coding sequence ATGCCTTTATCCCTGCACTCTGACGGCGTGGCGGGCGCGGCGGCACGGGCGAGCCGGGCGGCGCAGTCCGCGCACCTGTACCGGACCGTCGAGGTGGCGCGCATACTGGGGGTCAGCCCGGCGCGTGTGCGGCGTCTGGCACGCGCCGGCGGGCGACGCCCGCAGCGAACCGGGACGTGGTTTCTGTTTTCGTTTCAAGATCTGGTCCTCTTGCGCACCGCGTATGGACTGCGGGCGGCGAACGTGCCGGCGCGACGCGTGGGGCGAGTCCTGGCGCAACTCGCCCGACAGCTCCCGGCCGAACGGCCTTTGTCCGGGGTGCGCATCCTTGCTGGCGGCCGCCGCGTCGTCGTCCGCCAGGGCCACACCGCATGGCAACCGGAGGACGGCCAGGTTGTGTTTTCGTTCGCCGTCGACGAACTGGCCAGACAGGTACGACGCACCACCGCGAGTCCGGCGCCGGTCGCGGCCGGCGCCGACACCGCGCAGGGTCGGCGGGAAGCGGGACGGTGCTACGACCGCGCGCTGGTGCTCGAGCAGGCCGGGCATACGAAGGCGGCCCGGGACGCCTACCGGCGCACCATCGAGATCGATCCGACTTTCGCCGACGCGCACATCAACCTCGGGCGGCTCCTGCACGAGAGCGGGGACGCGGCGGCAGCCGCCGACCACTATCGACAGGCTCTGGTCCACGCCCCCGAAGACGCGGTGGGTAATTTCAACCTTGCAGTGGCCCTCGAGGACCTCGGTCAGCCAACGGCTGCGGTGGCACATTACCAACGAGCGATCGCCCTCGACGCCGAGTTCGCCGACGCCCATTTCAACCTCGGGAGTCTGTTCGAGAAACTCAATCTGCCCGCCGACGCGACGCGCCACCTCGGCCTTTACCGGCGCCTGATCGAAGGGAGCGCCTGA
- a CDS encoding UDP-N-acetylmuramoyl-L-alanyl-D-glutamate--2,6-diaminopimelate ligase has translation MTSSHKAPRLADLLAGVDFAVVAGDPAQPVRAVVADSRIVEPGDVFVCLPGYRADGGELRADRHDFVAQASARGAVAVVVERAVEVPACVTVLRVANAWSAIASMACAYYGNPSRQLCMIGVTGTSGKTSTTYFIESILRAAGWSVARFGTIEYRFGDVVEPAVQTTPEAPELQRLLRRAVDMDCRAVVMEVSSHALALRRTDGIAFDVAVFTNLSQDHLNFHADMEDYGDAKRRLFASLGRHGKRATAVINADDPRAAFMLDGCAAAPLTFGIHAAATVIARGVRLGLDGTHFVATTPAGDIEVRLPHLGDYTVYNALAALASGLSLGIAPATMAHGLAVAPPVPGRFELVAGGQPFQVAVDYAHKPDALERLLRSGRALGPRRIITVFGCGGDRDRGKRALMGEIAARASDLVFVTSDNPRSEDPEAIVAEILAGARRVPNAGNRVRSDVDRARAIAAAIDAAEPGDLVLIAGKGHETYQLFAGRRVHFDDREVARAALARRYRGREAMPAS, from the coding sequence ATGACCTCGTCGCACAAGGCGCCCCGACTCGCCGACCTGCTTGCGGGCGTCGATTTCGCGGTCGTGGCCGGTGACCCGGCGCAGCCGGTGCGCGCCGTCGTCGCGGACTCCCGTATTGTCGAACCCGGCGACGTCTTCGTCTGTCTGCCCGGCTATCGGGCGGACGGCGGCGAGCTGCGGGCCGACCGCCACGACTTCGTCGCGCAGGCGTCGGCTCGCGGGGCCGTCGCGGTCGTGGTTGAACGCGCGGTCGAGGTGCCGGCCTGCGTCACCGTGCTCCGAGTGGCGAATGCGTGGAGTGCAATCGCATCCATGGCATGCGCCTACTACGGCAACCCGTCACGGCAGTTGTGCATGATCGGCGTTACCGGAACGAGCGGGAAGACCTCGACGACCTACTTCATCGAATCGATCCTGCGCGCTGCCGGCTGGTCGGTGGCGCGCTTTGGCACCATCGAGTACCGTTTCGGCGATGTTGTCGAGCCGGCGGTGCAGACGACGCCGGAGGCGCCCGAGCTGCAGCGGCTCCTCCGGCGCGCCGTGGATATGGACTGCCGCGCCGTGGTCATGGAGGTGTCTTCGCACGCGCTGGCTCTAAGGCGCACCGACGGCATCGCGTTCGACGTTGCGGTGTTCACGAATCTGAGTCAGGACCACCTCAACTTCCACGCCGACATGGAAGATTACGGCGACGCCAAGCGGAGGCTGTTTGCGTCGCTGGGGCGCCACGGCAAGCGGGCTACGGCGGTGATCAACGCCGACGATCCCCGCGCGGCATTCATGCTCGACGGTTGCGCTGCGGCGCCGCTTACGTTTGGCATCCACGCGGCGGCCACAGTGATCGCCCGTGGGGTTCGGCTCGGCCTCGACGGGACCCATTTTGTGGCGACGACCCCGGCCGGCGACATTGAGGTGCGGCTCCCGCACCTCGGGGACTACACCGTCTATAACGCCCTGGCAGCACTGGCGAGCGGGCTGAGCCTGGGTATTGCCCCGGCCACGATGGCGCACGGTCTGGCCGTTGCGCCGCCGGTGCCGGGTCGCTTCGAATTGGTGGCTGGCGGGCAGCCGTTTCAAGTCGCCGTGGATTACGCTCACAAGCCGGACGCTCTGGAGCGTCTGTTGCGGAGCGGCCGTGCTCTGGGGCCGCGTCGGATCATCACGGTATTCGGCTGCGGCGGCGACCGCGACCGCGGCAAACGTGCGTTGATGGGAGAGATCGCGGCGCGCGCGAGCGATCTGGTGTTCGTGACCTCGGACAACCCGCGTTCCGAAGACCCGGAGGCTATCGTGGCCGAGATCCTCGCCGGCGCGCGGCGCGTGCCGAACGCCGGCAATCGCGTTCGCAGCGATGTCGATCGGGCGCGGGCGATCGCGGCGGCGATCGACGCGGCTGAACCGGGCGACCTGGTGCTGATTGCCGGCAAGGGGCACGAAACCTATCAGCTCTTCGCCGGCCGCCGCGTCCATTTCGACGATCGCGAGGTCGCCCGTGCCGCCCTGGCTAGAAGGTATCGGGGGCGCGAGGCGATGCCGGCGAGTTGA